In one Nicotiana sylvestris chromosome 8, ASM39365v2, whole genome shotgun sequence genomic region, the following are encoded:
- the LOC138875527 gene encoding uncharacterized protein has product MFFGGVANFKGVGIGDVLVSETDQHYSVSAKLRFPWTNNMVEYEACILGLRLSIDMNVQELVVIGDSDLLVHLVLVELATKNAKILPYLHCVQDLIKRFTKIEFKHVPRIQNDFVDALDTLFSMIQCPEKNFINPIPIGIHKQPTYYAHVEEESDGNPWFHDIKEYLGKGEYP; this is encoded by the coding sequence atgttcttcggcggagtagcaaacttcaaaggagtaggTATCGGAGAtgtcttagtatcagaaaccgaCCAACACTATTCGGTATCCGCAAAACTCAGGTTTCCATGGACCAACAATATGGtggaatatgaggcttgcatcttgGGACTCCGGTTAtccattgacatgaatgttcaggAGCTGGTGGtaatcggagattcagacctttTGGTGCACCTGGTTCTTGTAGAATTGGCCACAAAGAACGCCAAAATATTGCCATATTTGCATTGTGTACAAGATTTGatcaagaggttcacaaagatagaatttaaACATGTTCCAAGAATTCAGAATGATTTCGTAGATGCATTGGACACTTTATTTTCTATGATACAATGCCCAGAAAAAAATTTCATCAATCCTATCCCAATAGGAATTCATAAGCAGCCAACTTactatgctcatgttgaagaagagagCGATGGAAATccgtggttccacgacatcaaggaatatttgggaAAAGGAGAATATCCATAG